One Campylobacter pinnipediorum subsp. caledonicus genomic window carries:
- a CDS encoding thiol:disulfide interchange protein DsbA/DsbL, which yields MKSLFTKTTKLLSAVAIFGALSANAFTEGKDYMKLENPLPVENNTLTKVFSYACPFCYKYDKSVTPKVVEKVAGLRYVPFHLKTKGDYGEAGSKILAILAVKDMKNGTSLLDEKSLFKKAKFAYYKAYHDKKERWDAGKNEAAFLKTGLDAVGMSMDEYNKELQTPEVQDLLKKWDAAYDVAKIQGVPAFVVNGKYLIYTSSIKSIDGFAQLIEELLKNRF from the coding sequence ATGAAATCTTTATTTACTAAGACAACTAAACTTTTGTCAGCTGTTGCTATCTTTGGTGCTTTAAGTGCAAATGCTTTTACAGAAGGAAAGGACTATATGAAACTAGAAAATCCTCTACCTGTAGAAAACAATACACTAACAAAAGTATTTAGTTATGCTTGCCCATTTTGTTATAAATATGATAAAAGTGTAACACCAAAAGTTGTTGAAAAAGTTGCTGGTTTAAGATATGTTCCATTTCATCTAAAAACAAAAGGTGATTATGGTGAGGCTGGAAGTAAAATATTAGCTATTTTAGCTGTTAAAGATATGAAAAATGGCACTAGTCTTTTAGATGAAAAATCACTATTTAAAAAAGCTAAATTTGCATACTATAAAGCCTATCATGACAAAAAAGAGAGATGGGATGCTGGTAAGAATGAAGCAGCTTTTTTAAAAACAGGTCTTGATGCTGTTGGTATGAGCATGGATGAATACAATAAAGAGTTACAAACTCCAGAAGTTCAAGACTTACTTAAAAAATGGGATGCTGCCTATGATGTAGCTAAAATTCAAGGTGTTCCAGCATTTGTTGTAAATGGTAAATATCTAATCTATACAAGCAGTATCAAATCAATAGATGGTTTTGCACAACTTATAGAAGAACTATTAAAAAATAGGTTTTAA
- a CDS encoding aryl-sulfate sulfotransferase, protein MKSKSIISSALVAAMLIGGLSTTAFAIGGPSGPKNDYQVQGKIGAIKLNPYGYAPLTAIIMNGGYILSDVQVTILPKKDGQIISYKVDNQTLKTYGGIPVFGLYPSYTNTVEVTYTKAAIGFKNETVTEQYLITTGGIGLTPSGLTMQKGPLFGTVKVVTPAAKEFADRLYLINNVSGKAPGRSSQATWNNPAGGALEWNDSSNSFVVDTKGEVRWFFDSDKLLDYGNIYKTGIQMGFRQNVDGALTWGFGQRYVKYDLMGRQIFDRQLPLGYNDFSHSLKNASNGDYFLRVGTSNVKRPDGKNVRTVRDTIVEVDQNGNVVDDWRLFEILDPYRADAILVLDQGAVCLNVDASKAGHTTSSQELAKLDKQDKFGDIAGTGIGRNWAHVNSVDYDKNDDSIIISSRHQNAFIKIGRDKKIKWIAGTHKGWKKEFQDKLLQPVDSKGKKIVCDDEYSKCPGYLNENGGFDWTWTQHTAFLIDSKSNKDIVYLTVFDNGDSRGMEQPALPSMKYSRAVVYKIDQNKMTIQQVWEYGKQRGSDWFSAVTSLTEYQKDKDSIVVYSATAGMQFDLSKGVPVGDPAPELLEFKWGSTTPSFQLKFTGTGIGYQAMPLSLEKAFNKKNK, encoded by the coding sequence ATGAAATCAAAAAGTATTATTTCATCAGCCTTAGTTGCTGCAATGCTTATAGGCGGACTTAGCACAACTGCATTTGCCATAGGCGGACCAAGCGGACCAAAAAATGACTATCAAGTACAAGGTAAAATAGGCGCTATTAAGTTAAATCCTTATGGATATGCCCCACTAACAGCTATAATTATGAATGGTGGCTACATCCTTTCAGATGTGCAAGTAACCATTCTTCCAAAAAAAGATGGACAAATTATTAGCTATAAGGTAGATAATCAAACTCTAAAAACTTATGGTGGCATACCTGTATTTGGCCTTTATCCATCATATACAAATACTGTTGAAGTTACTTATACAAAAGCAGCTATTGGCTTTAAAAACGAAACAGTTACTGAGCAGTATTTAATAACAACAGGCGGTATAGGTTTAACTCCATCAGGGCTTACTATGCAAAAAGGACCTTTATTTGGCACTGTAAAAGTTGTAACTCCTGCCGCAAAAGAATTTGCAGACAGACTTTATCTTATAAATAATGTTTCAGGAAAAGCTCCTGGAAGAAGCTCTCAAGCTACTTGGAATAATCCAGCTGGTGGTGCTTTAGAGTGGAATGATTCATCAAATTCATTCGTTGTTGATACAAAAGGCGAGGTAAGATGGTTTTTTGATTCAGACAAATTATTGGATTATGGTAATATATACAAAACCGGTATTCAAATGGGCTTTAGACAAAATGTAGATGGTGCTTTAACTTGGGGTTTTGGACAAAGATATGTTAAGTATGATTTGATGGGAAGACAAATTTTTGATCGTCAATTACCACTTGGATATAATGACTTTTCTCACTCTTTAAAAAATGCTTCAAATGGCGATTATTTTCTAAGAGTTGGCACATCTAATGTAAAAAGACCAGATGGTAAAAATGTAAGAACAGTTAGAGATACAATTGTTGAAGTTGATCAAAATGGAAATGTTGTTGATGATTGGAGATTGTTTGAGATACTTGATCCTTATAGAGCCGATGCTATTTTGGTTCTAGATCAAGGTGCGGTTTGTTTAAATGTTGATGCTTCTAAGGCAGGCCATACTACAAGCTCCCAAGAACTTGCAAAACTTGATAAACAAGATAAGTTTGGTGATATAGCAGGAACTGGTATAGGTAGAAACTGGGCTCATGTAAATAGTGTTGATTATGACAAAAATGATGATTCTATTATTATCTCAAGCCGCCATCAAAATGCTTTTATAAAAATAGGTAGAGATAAAAAAATAAAATGGATAGCTGGTACACATAAGGGTTGGAAGAAAGAATTCCAAGATAAATTACTTCAACCAGTTGATAGCAAAGGTAAAAAAATCGTTTGTGATGATGAGTATAGTAAATGTCCAGGATATCTAAATGAAAATGGTGGATTTGACTGGACATGGACACAACATACTGCATTTTTGATTGATTCTAAGTCAAATAAAGATATAGTTTATCTTACAGTATTTGATAATGGCGACAGTCGTGGTATGGAGCAACCAGCTCTTCCTAGCATGAAATACTCTCGTGCTGTTGTATATAAAATAGATCAAAATAAAATGACTATACAGCAAGTTTGGGAATACGGCAAACAAAGAGGAAGCGATTGGTTTAGTGCTGTTACAAGTTTAACAGAATATCAAAAAGATAAGGATTCAATTGTAGTTTATTCAGCAACTGCTGGTATGCAATTTGATTTATCAAAAGGTGTGCCTGTTGGCGATCCTGCTCCTGAACTTTTGGAATTTAAATGGGGCTCAACGACTCCATCATTTCAACTTAAATTTACAGGCACTGGTATAGGCTATCAAGCGATGCCTTTAAGTCTTGAAAAAGCTTTTAATAAAAAAAATAAATAA